The Pseudomonas multiresinivorans DNA window TGATCGACCGCCAGCGCGTGCATCGCGTAGACGTCGCCGACAGCCCGGAGAACATCCGTCGCGCGCTGCTGGAGTCGCCGTACTCGCGCCTGCTGGTGATCCGCGAAGGCAACATCGACGAGCCGCTGGGCTATGTGCACAAGAAGGAGCTGTTCTCTGCCCTGCTGCAGGGCCGCGAGCTGGACATCCTGCCGCTGCTGCGCGAGCCGCTGAGCCTGCCGGACAGCAGCACAGTGCTGGGCGCACTGGAACAGATGCGCGAGGCCTCGACCCACCTGGCCTTCGTGGTCAACGAGTTCGGCGGCTTCGAAGGCATGCTGAGCATGACTGACGTGCTGGAAGCCATCGCCGGCGAGCTGCCCGATGCCAGCGAAGTCTCCGGCACCGACATCGAGGCGGATGCCGCCGGTTACCGGGTGGACGGTGCGGTGACGCTGAGCGCGCTGGCCGAACGAGTCGGCTTCCACGCCCGCCCGACGGCGGAATACCAGACCCTCGGCGGTCTGGCGCTCAAGCACCTTGGCCGTTTGCCGGCCAAGGGCGACACGCTGGAGCTGGGCGGCTGGCGCCTGGAAGTGACGGACGTCAGCGAGCGGCGCATCGGCCGCGTGCTGCTGACGCCGCCAGCCTGACCCGGCTGATGATCAGCGATCTGCTCAGGGAGCGCGGTTGTTCTGCTGCTTGAGCAGGTCGCGGATCTCGGTCAGCAGGGTTTCCTCGGGGGTCGGCACCGGCGGAGCGCTTGGCTCAACGGCTTCTTCGCGCTTGAGGCGGTTGATCGCCTTGATGCCCATGAAGATGGCGAAGGCGACGATGATGAAGTCCAGGCAGGTCTGAAGGAACTTGCCGTAGGCCAGGACCACCGCAGGCACATCGCCCTCGGCGGCCTTGAGCGTGATCGCCAGGTCGGAGAAGTCCACGCCGCCGATCAGCAGGCCGATGGGCGGCATGATCACGTCGCCGACGAAGGACGAGACGATCTTGCCGAAGGCGGCGCCGATGATGATACCCACGGCCATGTCGACCACGTTGCCCTTGACGGCGAAGGCCTTGAATTCGCTAAGCAGACTCATGCACAGACTCCTTGTTACGCAATAGAGGGGGACAGGCGCAGTTTAGCGGCCTGTCGTCGTCTGAACACCCCGGAGGTGTCCAATTCACACCGTATGACCGGCGGCGCTGGGCGGGTTCACAACCTGGTCTAGGCTTACCGGGCAACCCATCCACGCCCACGCACCCACAGAAGGAGGCCCGCCATGCCGCTCGAGCATCATCCGCTGTCCCGCGAATTTCCCGAGCAGAAGGCCCTGATGACCCGCCTGCACGGGAAAGACGCCAATTTCACCCGCATGGCCGCCAGCTATGAGGAGCTGGACAAGAAGATCTATGACATCGAGGACGGCCGCGAAGCGATGGACGACCTCGCCCTCAACTCCCTCAAGCTGCAACGCGTGACTCTGAAGGACGAGATTGCCGACCTGCTCAAGCGATCCGGTTGAGCTTGACCAGAGTCAAGGGTGTTGGGCGGAGCGAGGCGTAGGCTCCTGTCATCCTTTTCCAACCGGTGCCACCGCCATGCGTAAATCCATTTCGTCCTCTGGCAAGTCCGTCACCAAACCCTCCAAGCGTAACGTCGAAGCCCTGCGAGCCCAGGAGCGGCTGGTGCGCATGAAGTTGCAGTACGAATTGCTGGACCAGCGCATCGGGCGTGTGGAGGAGGGCATCGAACGCCCCGACTGCACCCTGGCCTCGCTGCTGATGCGTCGCGAGAGCCTCAAGCACGACATGGAAAGCCAGTACCGCCGCCTGGCGGGCTGAAGCGCTCCGCCCGATTGGCTTATGATGCGGGCTTTGTCTTTGACGGAGTCCGCCCATGGCCAAGGCCAAGCGCATGTACGGCTGCACCGAGTGCGGCGCCACCTATCCCAAATGGGCCGGGCAATGCCCTGACTGCGGCGCCTGGAACACGCTGGTCGAGACCGTCATCGACACCACGCCCACCGGTGGCTCCGGCAGCAGTAACTCCGGCCGTGGCGGTTGGGCCGGCCAGCAGGCCAACATCAAGACCCTCGCCGAAGTCAGCGTCGAGGAAATGCCGCGCTTTTCCACTGCCTCGGCGGAACTGGACCGTGCCCTTGGCGGCGGCCTGGTCGACGGCTCGGTGGTGCTGATCGGCGGCGACCCCGGTATCGGCAAGTCCACCATCCTTCTGCAAACCCTCTGCAACATCGCCACGCGCCTGCCGGCGCTCTATGTCACCGGCGAGGAATCCCAGCAGCAGGTCGCCATGCGCGCCCGCCGCCTGGGCCTGCCCGAAGACAAGCTCAAGGTCATGACCGAGACCTGCATCGAGACCATCATCGCCACGGCGCGCCAGGAGCAGCCCAAAGTGATGGTGATCGATTCGATTCAGACCATCTTCACCGAACAGCTGCAATCCGCGCCCGGCGGCGTCGCCCAGGTGCGCGAGAGCGCGGCCCTTCTGGTGCGCTTCGCCAAGCAGAGCGGCACGGCAATCTTCCTGGTCGGCCACGTCACCAAGGAAGGCTCGCTGGCTGGCCCGCGCGTGCTGGAACACATGGTCGACACCGTGCTGTATTTCGAGGGCGAATCCGACGGCCGCCTGCGCCTGCTGAGGGCGGTGAAGAATCGCTTTGGCGCGGTGAACGAGTTGGGCGTTTTCGCCATGACCGACCGCGGGCTGAAGGAAGTGTCCAACCCTTCGGCGATTTTCCTGACCCGCGCCCAGGAATC harbors:
- the mscL gene encoding large-conductance mechanosensitive channel protein MscL yields the protein MSLLSEFKAFAVKGNVVDMAVGIIIGAAFGKIVSSFVGDVIMPPIGLLIGGVDFSDLAITLKAAEGDVPAVVLAYGKFLQTCLDFIIVAFAIFMGIKAINRLKREEAVEPSAPPVPTPEETLLTEIRDLLKQQNNRAP
- a CDS encoding YdcH family protein, with product MPLEHHPLSREFPEQKALMTRLHGKDANFTRMAASYEELDKKIYDIEDGREAMDDLALNSLKLQRVTLKDEIADLLKRSG
- the radA gene encoding DNA repair protein RadA; this encodes MAKAKRMYGCTECGATYPKWAGQCPDCGAWNTLVETVIDTTPTGGSGSSNSGRGGWAGQQANIKTLAEVSVEEMPRFSTASAELDRALGGGLVDGSVVLIGGDPGIGKSTILLQTLCNIATRLPALYVTGEESQQQVAMRARRLGLPEDKLKVMTETCIETIIATARQEQPKVMVIDSIQTIFTEQLQSAPGGVAQVRESAALLVRFAKQSGTAIFLVGHVTKEGSLAGPRVLEHMVDTVLYFEGESDGRLRLLRAVKNRFGAVNELGVFAMTDRGLKEVSNPSAIFLTRAQESVPGSVVMATWEGSRPMLVEVQALVDTSHLANPRRVTLGLDQNRLAMLLAVLHRHGGIPTYDQDVFLNVVGGVKVLETASDLALMAAVMSSLRNRPLDHQLLVFGEVGLSGEVRPVPSGQERLKEAAKHGFKRAIVPKGNAPKESPPGLQVVAVTRLEQALDALFE